Proteins from one Thermobifida alba genomic window:
- a CDS encoding protease inhibitor I42 family protein, translating to MAEVHVTNGGRVTSHVGDTVVVRLPENAATGYVWSVASLGSGLLLEEDRGSPVGGLTRGAPGEHVIRVHAEQPGTWHIDLQLARGWEAAPAEERRITVDVT from the coding sequence ATGGCCGAGGTTCATGTCACGAACGGCGGACGGGTGACCTCCCACGTGGGAGACACCGTGGTCGTCCGGCTACCGGAGAACGCCGCCACCGGGTACGTCTGGTCGGTGGCGAGTCTGGGCAGCGGACTGCTGCTGGAGGAGGACCGGGGATCGCCCGTGGGGGGCCTCACCCGCGGCGCTCCCGGGGAGCACGTGATCCGGGTCCACGCCGAACAGCCCGGGACATGGCACATCGACCTGCAGTTGGCGCGCGGCTGGGAGGCGGCGCCCGCCGAGGAGCGGCGCATCACCGTCGACGTCACCTGA
- a CDS encoding uracil-xanthine permease family protein, producing MTFGSRQESPGNGDAPPPAKVFGPGERLPLRLTVGLGVQHVIAMFGATFVFPLLMGLDPNLAIMMSGICTILFLLIVNGKVPSYLGSSASFVAAAAMIAADGGGPAAVTGAVLVTGAVLALSGLVIHLLGPDVIVRAFPPAVTGGVVMLIGFNLAPVVSESYWPHDQWTALLTMAFVILATVLLRGFLGRITVLLGLVFGFALSWILDLAFGMTPTPQPGGGVEDAFRVDLSGVAEAPWFGLPNFHTPEFHLSAILVALPAVIALIAENAGHVKAVQEMTRNDLDPYMGRAIFADGVATVLASSVGGAPTTTYAENIGVMAVTRVYSTAPYYVAAGVAILIGLCPKFGALVYAIPEGVIGGITVILYGMIGLLGAKIWVENRVDFANPLVLVPIAAGLIAGIGNVSLSFTDSFQVSGIALGTFVILVGFHVLNALAPQAMKVAPTARKAPAADSGEAEQDATRS from the coding sequence ATGACATTCGGCTCGCGACAAGAGTCCCCCGGCAACGGCGACGCCCCTCCCCCGGCCAAGGTCTTCGGCCCCGGGGAACGGCTGCCCCTGAGGCTCACCGTCGGCCTCGGCGTCCAACACGTCATCGCCATGTTCGGGGCCACCTTCGTCTTCCCCCTCCTCATGGGCCTGGACCCCAACCTGGCCATCATGATGTCGGGGATCTGCACGATCCTGTTCCTGCTGATCGTCAACGGAAAGGTGCCCAGCTACCTCGGCAGCAGCGCCTCCTTCGTGGCGGCGGCCGCCATGATCGCGGCCGACGGCGGCGGTCCCGCCGCCGTCACCGGAGCGGTCCTGGTCACCGGAGCGGTCCTCGCCCTCTCCGGACTGGTCATCCACCTGCTCGGTCCCGACGTGATCGTCCGCGCGTTCCCGCCCGCGGTGACCGGCGGAGTCGTCATGCTCATCGGGTTCAACCTGGCTCCTGTGGTCTCCGAGTCCTACTGGCCGCACGACCAGTGGACCGCACTGCTGACCATGGCCTTCGTGATCCTGGCGACGGTGCTGCTGCGCGGCTTCCTCGGCCGCATCACCGTCCTGCTCGGCCTGGTGTTCGGCTTCGCCCTGTCGTGGATCCTCGACCTGGCCTTCGGCATGACCCCCACCCCGCAACCCGGCGGCGGTGTCGAGGACGCGTTCCGGGTGGACCTGTCCGGTGTGGCCGAAGCCCCCTGGTTCGGCCTGCCGAACTTCCACACCCCCGAGTTCCACCTCTCGGCGATCCTGGTGGCCCTGCCCGCCGTCATCGCCCTCATCGCCGAGAACGCCGGCCACGTCAAGGCCGTGCAGGAGATGACCCGCAACGACCTCGACCCCTACATGGGCCGGGCGATCTTCGCCGACGGCGTGGCCACGGTGCTGGCCTCCTCCGTCGGCGGAGCGCCCACCACCACCTACGCCGAGAACATCGGCGTCATGGCCGTCACCCGCGTCTACTCCACCGCCCCCTACTACGTGGCCGCGGGCGTGGCGATCCTGATCGGCCTGTGCCCCAAGTTCGGTGCGCTGGTCTACGCCATCCCCGAGGGGGTGATCGGCGGCATCACCGTCATCCTGTACGGCATGATCGGCCTGCTCGGCGCGAAGATCTGGGTGGAGAACCGGGTCGACTTCGCCAACCCGCTGGTGCTGGTGCCGATCGCCGCCGGACTGATCGCCGGCATCGGCAACGTCTCCCTCTCCTTCACCGACAGCTTCCAGGTCAGCGGGATCGCCCTGGGCACCTTCGTCATCCTCGTCGGGTTCCACGTGCTCAACGCACTCGCCCCGCAGGCGATGAAGGTGGCGCCGACCGCCCGGAAGGCCCCCGCGGCCGACAGCGGCGAGGCGGAGCAGGACGCCACGCGGAGCTGA
- a CDS encoding alpha/beta fold hydrolase, with protein MNLGIDAPDRLATTALPDGRRLGWAQWGRDDARPVLFFSGSAMGRSLGFGTHLLTERNLRLIAVERPGVGASDPLPGRTLTDWTHDVRNLAAALHLSGFTIVGFSHGALFALACAAAGIGEAVAVVSGTDDLAHPDLAALLDAAATDRAVYTSPGFASAYRACLAEGLARGAAGYARDLVLAFTPWPFDPAHTTVPVDLWYGAHDNTTVHSPDLGATLAIRIPEARRHLVADAGGSLLWTHAGRILDSLLSASC; from the coding sequence ATGAACCTCGGCATCGACGCCCCCGACCGGCTCGCCACGACCGCACTTCCCGACGGCAGACGACTGGGCTGGGCCCAGTGGGGCCGCGACGACGCCCGCCCGGTACTGTTCTTCTCCGGCTCCGCCATGGGCCGCAGCCTGGGATTCGGCACCCACCTGCTCACCGAACGGAACCTGCGCCTGATCGCCGTGGAACGCCCCGGAGTGGGAGCCTCCGACCCGCTCCCGGGACGGACCCTCACCGACTGGACGCACGACGTACGGAACCTGGCCGCCGCCCTGCACCTGTCCGGATTCACGATCGTGGGCTTCTCCCACGGCGCGCTGTTCGCCCTGGCCTGCGCGGCGGCCGGAATCGGCGAGGCGGTGGCCGTCGTCTCCGGCACCGACGACCTCGCCCACCCCGACCTCGCCGCACTCCTGGACGCGGCCGCCACCGACCGGGCCGTCTACACCAGTCCCGGCTTCGCCTCCGCCTACCGCGCCTGCCTGGCCGAAGGGCTCGCCCGCGGAGCAGCGGGCTATGCCCGCGACCTCGTCCTGGCCTTCACCCCCTGGCCCTTCGACCCCGCCCACACCACCGTCCCGGTGGACCTGTGGTACGGCGCCCACGACAACACCACCGTGCACTCTCCCGACCTCGGAGCCACCCTCGCCATCCGGATCCCTGAGGCGCGCCGTCACCTCGTCGCCGACGCGGGTGGTTCCCTGCTGTGGACACATGCCGGCCGGATTCTCGATTCACTGCTCTCTGCTTCGTGTTGA
- a CDS encoding caspase family protein, giving the protein MAWSGGDRRVCVVAGTRVYGDGIEELEHVPEELALVRSALMEAGMEVCAEVSLDPSVPELKRAVQQAMRGGPDGAEPPYSVVVYYSGHGFVSEADYLLPLAGGHPGDRATVLSAYELAGLVFDSGPGPQEVVLVIDACQAGEAGSVVDEFGTKIERQRLEASSRVYVIASASPSQEAAQITFADAFAGAIRSPEVPPSQRYVSPQALAGYIQYRMGERGQEVQFVPPAGLPARYTSRSFPNPRYRRWDPTSLPEAAEGTGWKFCGRRRVVAEIVDHLVGEDPDGLPLLLVGSGGKGKTALLAWVTAAARGEPLPTAEEAMLRMVPPGCVDVFVDAKCADEAHELLRSIGQELGLPFTGDPEEFFARVKEAPGVKRILIDSVDEDPEEERELAELVLAPLAAIDSVRLVLTAARPIDGLAVRSVLLDSPDYFDPADIELLAQTILTERAGSLHRGASRDKVRRLGREVRDRAGNSFLHAYLFALDLAVREAEESETNVRTPVSRVFEDQLVRLNPKDPGWAADLLRPLALAFGSGVPNYPIWIDLVRRLSGRRVDREALDTLLREAHEFVTDFPQGRGSAGWRLRSGEFAAYLTHDHDLQAAHAAFSESLLATLLREGGGEVEWSRADEYVRLNFAEHAVRARILDRFLTDPEFLLAVDPKRLRRALSLSGTPRARAVRDVCDVVHELSCGDGQDMSRLAFLAGAYGQEELAQRAKQRSRSWQPHWIDRCPAEEVAVVAGGGGRRFLVVTTQAGEVRAVEGGEGPLRSLTAGSEVVSAVAVGRMRGVPVALVGTWDGEARLYDVAGRRSYEVDVFDGRVVACALGDDDLLVSTAGEWCRYTLSSGLEARGDTGDVVVASVASAVVGGRRVVVGCSADRVAVWSAAGELVRVFTTPQRKSLTKVLVHAGRILTSSDDGTVWSFGLTGDDGRKLVDHRGHPVTSMRVVSMGQEAFLLTTGMDGTVVRCPLSGDVERVVPVVNVGVPTKAADVVGADELVVCTGLGTARIRLAPSWAGGRGGAGGPEGVDGSNGSG; this is encoded by the coding sequence ATGGCCTGGTCCGGGGGTGACCGGCGGGTTTGTGTCGTCGCTGGGACCCGGGTCTACGGGGACGGGATCGAGGAACTGGAGCACGTGCCCGAAGAGTTGGCCCTGGTGCGCAGCGCGCTCATGGAGGCGGGGATGGAGGTCTGCGCGGAGGTCTCGCTCGATCCGAGTGTGCCCGAGTTGAAGCGGGCGGTGCAGCAGGCCATGCGTGGGGGACCGGATGGGGCGGAGCCTCCGTATTCCGTGGTCGTGTACTACTCGGGGCACGGGTTCGTCTCGGAGGCTGACTACCTGTTGCCGCTGGCCGGGGGGCATCCCGGGGACAGGGCGACGGTGCTGTCCGCCTATGAGCTCGCCGGTCTCGTGTTCGACTCCGGTCCCGGTCCCCAGGAGGTCGTGCTCGTGATCGACGCGTGTCAGGCGGGGGAGGCGGGCAGTGTCGTCGACGAGTTCGGCACCAAGATCGAGAGGCAGCGGCTGGAGGCTTCTTCTCGGGTCTACGTCATCGCGTCCGCCTCCCCGAGTCAGGAGGCCGCGCAGATCACTTTCGCGGATGCGTTCGCCGGTGCCATCCGGAGTCCGGAGGTTCCGCCTTCGCAGCGGTATGTGAGCCCCCAGGCTCTGGCGGGCTACATCCAGTACCGCATGGGTGAGCGGGGCCAGGAGGTCCAGTTCGTCCCTCCTGCGGGTCTTCCTGCCAGGTACACCTCGCGTAGTTTCCCCAATCCGCGCTACCGCAGGTGGGATCCGACCAGCCTTCCGGAGGCGGCCGAGGGGACCGGGTGGAAGTTCTGCGGCCGTCGGCGTGTGGTCGCGGAGATCGTGGACCATCTGGTGGGTGAGGACCCGGATGGTCTTCCGCTCCTGCTGGTGGGGTCCGGGGGCAAGGGGAAGACGGCTCTGCTGGCCTGGGTGACCGCGGCGGCCAGGGGAGAGCCTCTGCCCACCGCGGAGGAGGCCATGCTCCGGATGGTGCCTCCCGGTTGTGTCGACGTCTTCGTGGATGCCAAGTGCGCTGATGAGGCGCACGAGTTGTTGAGGAGCATCGGGCAGGAGCTCGGCCTTCCCTTCACCGGCGATCCCGAGGAGTTCTTCGCGAGGGTGAAGGAGGCTCCGGGAGTCAAGCGGATCCTGATCGACTCCGTGGACGAGGATCCGGAGGAGGAGCGGGAGTTGGCGGAGTTGGTGCTCGCTCCTCTGGCGGCCATCGATTCCGTCCGGTTGGTGCTCACCGCGGCCAGGCCGATCGATGGTCTGGCCGTTCGGAGTGTTCTCCTCGACTCGCCCGACTACTTCGATCCCGCTGACATCGAGCTCTTGGCCCAGACGATCCTCACCGAACGGGCGGGGTCGCTGCACCGCGGGGCTTCCCGGGACAAAGTTCGGAGGTTGGGGAGAGAAGTACGTGACCGTGCGGGAAACTCTTTTCTGCATGCGTATCTCTTCGCTCTCGATTTGGCTGTGCGGGAGGCGGAGGAGAGTGAGACGAACGTGCGGACTCCCGTGTCACGTGTCTTCGAGGACCAGCTCGTCCGGCTGAACCCGAAGGATCCCGGCTGGGCGGCCGACCTGTTGCGGCCGCTTGCTCTGGCGTTCGGTTCCGGGGTGCCGAACTATCCGATCTGGATCGACCTGGTGCGGAGGCTGTCCGGACGTCGGGTTGATCGGGAGGCTCTGGACACCCTCCTGCGGGAGGCTCACGAGTTCGTCACCGATTTTCCCCAGGGGCGCGGCAGTGCTGGTTGGCGGCTGCGTTCCGGTGAGTTCGCCGCTTATCTCACGCACGACCACGACCTGCAGGCCGCGCATGCGGCGTTCAGTGAGAGCCTGCTCGCCACCCTCCTTCGGGAGGGCGGCGGGGAGGTGGAATGGTCCCGTGCGGACGAGTACGTCCGGCTCAACTTCGCCGAGCATGCGGTGCGGGCCAGGATTCTGGACCGTTTTCTGACCGATCCGGAGTTTCTCCTTGCGGTTGATCCCAAGCGGTTGCGTCGGGCGCTCAGCCTTTCGGGGACTCCTCGGGCGCGTGCGGTGCGGGACGTGTGCGACGTCGTCCATGAGTTGAGCTGTGGGGATGGCCAGGACATGTCGCGGTTGGCGTTCCTCGCGGGCGCCTACGGCCAGGAGGAGCTGGCGCAGCGGGCCAAGCAGCGTTCCCGGAGTTGGCAGCCGCACTGGATCGACCGCTGTCCCGCTGAGGAGGTCGCTGTTGTCGCCGGTGGCGGGGGGCGGCGGTTCCTGGTGGTGACGACGCAGGCGGGGGAGGTGCGGGCCGTCGAGGGTGGGGAGGGGCCGCTGCGTTCTTTGACCGCCGGGAGCGAGGTGGTCTCCGCCGTGGCCGTGGGCCGGATGCGGGGAGTGCCCGTGGCGTTGGTGGGGACCTGGGACGGGGAGGCGCGGTTGTATGACGTGGCCGGTCGTCGGTCTTACGAGGTGGACGTCTTCGACGGGCGGGTTGTCGCGTGTGCGTTGGGTGATGACGACCTGCTGGTGTCCACTGCGGGGGAGTGGTGCCGCTACACGCTGAGCAGCGGGCTGGAGGCCCGGGGCGACACGGGTGACGTGGTTGTGGCTTCGGTCGCTTCCGCGGTGGTGGGGGGCAGGCGTGTCGTCGTCGGTTGCAGTGCGGACCGGGTTGCGGTGTGGAGTGCTGCGGGGGAGTTGGTTCGTGTTTTCACCACACCGCAGCGGAAGTCCTTGACGAAGGTTCTGGTCCACGCGGGAAGGATTCTCACTTCCAGTGACGACGGGACGGTCTGGTCGTTCGGTCTGACGGGGGACGACGGTAGGAAGCTGGTCGACCACCGGGGGCATCCGGTGACGTCGATGCGTGTGGTCTCCATGGGTCAGGAGGCGTTTCTGCTCACCACGGGGATGGACGGGACGGTCGTCCGCTGTCCGCTGTCCGGGGACGTGGAGCGGGTTGTGCCCGTGGTCAATGTCGGGGTGCCGACGAAGGCTGCCGATGTGGTGGGGGCCGACGAGTTGGTGGTGTGCACGGGGTTGGGGACGGCGCGGATCCGGCTCGCTCCGTCCTGGGCGGGAGGACGGGGTGGCGCGGGCGGTCCTGAAGGCGTCGACGGGAGCAACGGGTCTGGTTGA
- a CDS encoding dihydrofolate reductase family protein encodes MRELVYCISVTIDGRIAGPGGEYEFFPLGDEEQAAAYSEWSQTHYPDILPTHVRAALGVGEAPNRHFDTVVMGRGAYQPALDAGITSPYGHLRQYVVSSTLEAGLDPAVTVVDGDPVALVRELKQQEGKDIWLCGGGRLAGALLGEIDRMVVRTYPVVAGAGIPVFDGEFDPTLFTVEDRRSFANGVTVTWFARR; translated from the coding sequence ATGCGGGAACTCGTCTACTGCATCTCCGTCACCATTGACGGCCGCATCGCCGGCCCCGGGGGAGAGTACGAGTTCTTCCCCCTGGGGGATGAGGAGCAGGCGGCCGCCTACAGCGAGTGGAGCCAGACCCACTATCCGGACATTCTTCCCACGCATGTGCGTGCCGCCCTGGGGGTGGGCGAGGCGCCCAACCGGCACTTCGACACCGTGGTGATGGGGCGGGGCGCTTATCAGCCCGCGTTGGACGCGGGGATCACCAGCCCGTACGGGCACCTGCGCCAGTACGTGGTCTCCAGCACGCTGGAGGCGGGTCTCGATCCGGCGGTGACCGTGGTCGACGGCGATCCGGTGGCCTTGGTGCGTGAGCTCAAGCAGCAGGAGGGCAAGGACATCTGGTTGTGCGGGGGCGGTCGGCTCGCGGGTGCGTTGCTGGGGGAGATCGACCGGATGGTCGTGCGGACCTATCCGGTGGTCGCGGGTGCGGGGATCCCGGTGTTCGACGGGGAGTTCGACCCCACCCTGTTCACGGTGGAGGACCGCAGGTCCTTTGCCAACGGTGTCACCGTCACCTGGTTCGCCCGGCGGTAG
- a CDS encoding AMP-binding protein: MPSTPALPQPLRTSHWLADTSTPLARTTVGELLRRVASEVPDRVALVDGHPGPAPRRRWTYAELLTEAEKTAAALLTRFSPGERLAVWEANRPEWVVLQFGAALAGLVLVTVNPQYRAEELRYALRQSQAAGLVHGNVYRGVRMPDVVAQIRDDLPELRDTLCFDDWADFLATGTPTTALPEVHPDDPALIIYTSGTTGFAKGAMLHHLGVVNTAQMSTQRSGFHDGDVWINPIPLFHTGGGVLACVGTLSRRGTQVVVPQFDPALVLELIEAERGSMILTVPTILMALLDHPDRPDRDLSSLRTVMSGGSAVPAGLVRRTKSILDCDFSMLFGQAELHGVVTQTHPTDNDDDQAETLGRPLFHVEVKIADPETGATVPLGTEGEICARGYQNMLEYYNMPEETAATIDSEGWLHTGDMGTMDERGYVRFVGRLKDIIIRGGENIHPREIEELLHQHPQVADVAVFGVPDPHWGEQVGAAVRAADPQQPPTVEELHTYCRAHLAPFKTPKLWFFTDTFPLTPSGKIQKFVLRERVASGELVPAVLQTPAPTAN, from the coding sequence ATGCCGTCGACCCCTGCCCTCCCCCAGCCCCTGCGGACCTCCCACTGGCTGGCCGACACCAGCACCCCGCTCGCCAGGACCACCGTCGGTGAGCTGCTGCGCCGCGTCGCCTCCGAGGTCCCCGACCGCGTCGCCCTCGTGGACGGCCACCCCGGCCCCGCCCCCCGCCGCCGCTGGACCTACGCCGAACTCCTCACCGAAGCCGAGAAGACCGCCGCCGCCCTGCTCACCCGCTTCTCCCCCGGCGAGCGACTGGCCGTCTGGGAGGCCAACCGCCCCGAATGGGTGGTACTCCAGTTCGGCGCAGCCCTGGCCGGCCTGGTCCTGGTGACCGTGAACCCGCAGTACCGAGCAGAAGAACTCCGCTACGCCCTCAGGCAGTCCCAGGCCGCGGGCCTGGTCCACGGCAACGTCTACCGAGGCGTCCGCATGCCCGACGTGGTCGCCCAGATCCGCGACGACCTGCCCGAACTACGCGACACCCTCTGCTTCGACGACTGGGCGGACTTCCTGGCCACCGGCACACCCACCACCGCCCTGCCCGAGGTGCACCCCGACGACCCCGCCCTGATCATCTACACCTCCGGCACCACCGGCTTCGCCAAGGGAGCGATGCTCCACCACCTCGGCGTCGTCAACACCGCCCAGATGTCCACCCAACGCTCCGGCTTCCACGACGGAGACGTCTGGATCAACCCGATCCCGCTGTTCCACACCGGCGGCGGCGTCCTGGCCTGCGTGGGCACCCTCTCCCGCCGCGGCACCCAGGTGGTCGTCCCGCAGTTCGACCCCGCCCTGGTCCTCGAACTCATCGAAGCCGAACGCGGCAGCATGATCCTGACCGTCCCCACCATCCTCATGGCCCTGCTCGACCACCCCGACCGCCCCGACCGCGACCTGTCCAGCCTCCGCACGGTGATGTCAGGCGGCTCAGCCGTGCCCGCCGGACTGGTACGCCGCACCAAGTCCATCCTCGACTGCGACTTCTCGATGCTCTTCGGCCAAGCCGAACTCCACGGCGTCGTCACCCAGACCCACCCCACCGACAACGACGACGACCAGGCCGAAACCCTGGGCCGACCGCTCTTCCACGTCGAAGTGAAGATCGCCGACCCCGAAACCGGCGCGACGGTCCCCCTCGGCACGGAGGGCGAGATCTGCGCCCGCGGCTACCAGAACATGCTGGAGTACTACAACATGCCCGAGGAGACGGCGGCGACGATCGACTCGGAGGGCTGGCTGCACACCGGCGACATGGGAACCATGGACGAACGCGGATACGTCCGCTTCGTCGGACGCCTCAAGGACATCATCATCCGCGGCGGCGAGAACATCCACCCCCGAGAGATCGAGGAACTGCTGCACCAGCACCCCCAAGTCGCCGACGTGGCCGTCTTCGGCGTCCCCGACCCGCACTGGGGCGAACAGGTGGGAGCAGCCGTCCGCGCCGCCGACCCGCAACAACCGCCCACGGTCGAGGAACTGCACACCTACTGCCGGGCCCACCTCGCCCCGTTCAAAACCCCCAAACTGTGGTTCTTCACCGACACCTTCCCGCTGACCCCCTCCGGAAAGATCCAGAAGTTCGTGCTCCGGGAACGCGTCGCCTCCGGCGAACTGGTGCCCGCCGTCCTCCAGACCCCCGCACCGACAGCGAACTGA
- a CDS encoding acyl-CoA carboxylase subunit beta, with amino-acid sequence MTEHEAPPHPAGPHGELLRRLEAADPAPKAPRELSARGRAELLCDPGTFTPTGALRRSHSRQEGPRFDGDGVVTGWGTIQGRPVAVVSHEFARGGGSIGTGFAAKVARLQDLAVQRRMPVVYLNDSGGARIHEGIESLDGCGAIFRRNVLAREVVPQLSVVMGPCAGAAAYSPALTDWTVMVRGSGHMFLTGPDVVRAATGEEVTPDEIGGAALHTQLSGVAHLAADTDAEALAAVRRILGYLPSWRGGALPTTAPRRPDPAAAGRLAGLVPRRSSSPFDMRDLLRGVVDGSEFFELMPGYAPSVITAFARLGGVPVGVVASQPMRRGGILDIASSRKTARFVRFCGRFGLPVLTFVDVPGFMPGTRQESGGIITEGAEVLAAYVETRTPRLTVVVRKAFGGAFIALGSKSLGADFAWAYPDSELAVMGPAGAVNILHRRRLAQAEDPEALRRELADDYRERVTRPFAAAETGIVDDIILPEQTRATLLAALALYHPGAAEETAPPS; translated from the coding sequence ATGACCGAGCACGAGGCCCCCCCGCACCCCGCAGGCCCGCACGGCGAACTCCTCCGCCGCCTCGAAGCGGCCGACCCGGCCCCGAAAGCCCCCCGGGAACTGTCCGCACGGGGACGCGCCGAACTGCTGTGCGACCCCGGAACCTTCACCCCCACCGGAGCGCTGCGGCGCAGCCACAGCCGCCAGGAAGGCCCCCGCTTCGACGGCGACGGAGTCGTGACCGGCTGGGGCACGATCCAGGGCCGCCCCGTCGCCGTGGTCAGCCACGAGTTCGCCCGGGGCGGCGGCTCGATCGGCACGGGATTCGCGGCGAAGGTCGCGCGCCTGCAGGACCTGGCCGTCCAACGGCGGATGCCCGTCGTCTACCTCAACGACTCCGGCGGCGCCCGCATCCACGAGGGCATCGAGTCCCTCGACGGCTGCGGCGCCATCTTCCGGCGCAACGTGCTGGCCCGGGAGGTGGTCCCCCAACTGTCTGTCGTCATGGGACCGTGCGCCGGCGCGGCCGCCTACTCCCCGGCACTCACCGACTGGACCGTCATGGTCCGTGGAAGCGGCCACATGTTCCTGACCGGACCCGACGTGGTCCGCGCGGCCACCGGGGAGGAGGTCACCCCCGACGAGATCGGCGGCGCCGCCCTGCACACCCAGCTCAGCGGCGTGGCGCACCTCGCGGCCGACACCGACGCCGAGGCCCTGGCCGCGGTGCGGCGCATCCTCGGCTACCTCCCCTCCTGGCGCGGCGGGGCCCTGCCGACCACCGCGCCGCGCCGGCCCGACCCCGCGGCCGCCGGCCGGCTGGCCGGCCTCGTCCCCCGACGCAGCAGCAGCCCCTTCGACATGCGCGACCTGCTGCGCGGCGTGGTCGACGGCTCCGAGTTCTTCGAGCTCATGCCGGGGTACGCGCCCAGCGTCATCACCGCTTTCGCCCGGCTGGGCGGGGTCCCGGTCGGCGTCGTCGCCTCCCAGCCCATGCGGCGCGGCGGCATCCTGGACATCGCCAGCTCCCGCAAGACCGCCAGGTTCGTACGGTTCTGCGGCCGCTTCGGCCTGCCGGTCCTCACCTTCGTCGACGTGCCCGGCTTCATGCCCGGCACCCGGCAGGAGAGCGGGGGCATCATCACCGAGGGCGCGGAGGTGCTCGCCGCCTACGTCGAGACCCGCACCCCGCGGTTGACCGTCGTGGTCCGCAAGGCCTTCGGCGGGGCGTTCATCGCCCTGGGCTCCAAGTCGCTGGGCGCCGACTTCGCCTGGGCCTACCCCGATTCCGAACTCGCGGTGATGGGGCCGGCGGGTGCGGTCAACATCCTGCACCGGCGCCGGCTCGCGCAGGCCGAGGACCCCGAGGCGCTGCGCCGGGAACTGGCCGACGACTACCGCGAACGCGTCACGCGGCCCTTCGCCGCCGCGGAGACGGGAATCGTCGACGACATCATCCTGCCGGAGCAGACGCGGGCCACGCTGCTGGCCGCGCTCGCCCTGTACCACCCCGGCGCGGCCGAGGAGACGGCCCCGCCGTCCTGA
- a CDS encoding biotin/lipoyl-binding carrier protein, whose translation MPHEVLAELPGNVWQVLVETGQRVATGEYLLVMETMKMEIPVLAEVDGSVAEVRVAPGDRVREGDTLVVVEP comes from the coding sequence ATGCCGCATGAAGTGTTGGCGGAACTGCCGGGCAACGTCTGGCAGGTGCTGGTCGAGACCGGCCAGCGCGTTGCGACCGGTGAGTACCTGCTGGTCATGGAGACGATGAAGATGGAGATCCCGGTCCTGGCGGAGGTGGACGGCTCGGTCGCGGAGGTGCGGGTCGCCCCCGGGGACCGGGTGCGGGAAGGCGACACCCTGGTGGTGGTGGAGCCGTGA
- a CDS encoding MaoC family dehydratase — protein sequence MTVFADAAELLAAQGRELGVGPWITIDQDRIDLFAEATGDRQWIHVDPERAAQGPFGATVAHGYLTLSLLASMLGELLRVPTAAMAVNYGLDRVRFPAPVLCGSRVRARAGIHQTSRVGEAVQVAVDLVVEVEGTDKPACVARMLARYYFRAA from the coding sequence GTGACCGTCTTCGCTGATGCCGCCGAACTGCTCGCCGCCCAGGGGCGGGAGCTGGGGGTGGGCCCGTGGATCACGATCGACCAGGACCGCATCGACCTGTTCGCTGAGGCCACCGGTGACCGCCAGTGGATCCACGTCGACCCCGAGCGTGCCGCACAGGGGCCGTTCGGGGCCACCGTCGCCCACGGCTACCTCACCCTGTCCCTGCTGGCCTCGATGCTGGGCGAGTTGCTGCGGGTGCCCACCGCCGCCATGGCCGTCAACTACGGGCTGGACCGGGTCCGCTTCCCCGCCCCGGTCCTCTGCGGGTCGCGGGTGCGGGCCCGGGCGGGCATCCACCAGACGTCCCGGGTGGGTGAGGCCGTCCAGGTCGCCGTCGACCTGGTGGTGGAGGTGGAGGGGACCGACAAACCGGCGTGCGTGGCGCGGATGCTGGCCCGCTACTACTTCAGGGCCGCCTGA